From the Hyphomicrobium sp. ghe19 genome, one window contains:
- a CDS encoding ROK family protein — MDKPSPSLELPTHGAATLPSVTVDSYNIEVRDDDGFVGDKASKGAFWEIVEKWRKALRKAGEDPFGKTATEELSKKQLVEELEKGDPEAAGLVQSAVEEFSQQFAHVIRRFLRTKEWRDTEAIVIGGGFRGSRLGELVAGRTGLLLKAEKINVDLEMIHNDPDDAGLIGAAHLLPPWMLKGHDTMLAVDIGGTNIRVGTVELNIGKSRDLVKAKVANSEIWCHAKDETDRSGAVARLVKMLEEQIRWNDKEKLALAPVIGIGCPGIIREDGSIDRGGQNLPGNWESSSFHLPGSIKEKIGKIGGAEAMIVMHNDAVVQGLSELPHMQDRKHWAVLTIGTGLGNARFTNRDVKKAK, encoded by the coding sequence AAGTGCGCGATGACGACGGGTTCGTCGGCGACAAAGCGAGCAAAGGCGCATTTTGGGAGATCGTCGAGAAATGGCGTAAGGCCCTGCGGAAGGCCGGCGAAGACCCGTTCGGAAAAACGGCCACGGAAGAGCTGTCGAAGAAGCAGCTGGTCGAAGAACTGGAAAAGGGTGATCCGGAAGCTGCCGGCCTCGTCCAAAGTGCGGTCGAAGAATTCTCTCAGCAGTTCGCCCATGTCATCCGGCGGTTTCTTCGGACCAAAGAATGGCGAGATACCGAAGCAATCGTCATTGGTGGCGGGTTTCGCGGCAGCCGGCTGGGAGAGCTTGTGGCGGGCCGGACGGGGCTGCTTCTCAAGGCCGAGAAAATCAATGTCGACCTTGAAATGATTCACAACGATCCCGATGATGCCGGTCTTATCGGCGCGGCCCACTTGCTGCCGCCCTGGATGCTCAAGGGACACGATACGATGCTTGCCGTCGATATCGGCGGCACCAACATACGCGTCGGCACGGTCGAATTGAACATCGGGAAATCACGCGACCTCGTTAAAGCCAAAGTGGCGAACTCAGAGATCTGGTGTCATGCGAAGGACGAGACCGACCGGTCGGGCGCGGTCGCCCGATTGGTGAAGATGCTCGAGGAGCAAATTCGCTGGAACGACAAAGAGAAGCTCGCGTTGGCGCCCGTTATCGGCATTGGCTGTCCAGGCATCATCCGTGAGGATGGCTCGATCGATCGCGGCGGCCAGAATCTTCCCGGCAATTGGGAAAGCAGCAGCTTCCATCTTCCCGGGAGCATCAAGGAAAAGATTGGCAAGATCGGCGGAGCTGAAGCGATGATCGTCATGCATAATGACGCCGTCGTTCAGGGATTGAGCGAATTGCCCCATATGCAAGATCGGAAACATTGGGCTGTTCTGACGATCGGAACGGGTCTCGGCAATGCGCGGTTCACCAACCGCGACGTGAAGAAAGCAAAATAG